The Lactuca sativa cultivar Salinas chromosome 2, Lsat_Salinas_v11, whole genome shotgun sequence genome includes a window with the following:
- the LOC111917491 gene encoding uncharacterized protein LOC111917491: MKMSINGSSDAEKQVSIDPRSMRETTQKSRSSPIKALPSFPTTYKFLNTSGSLPNSPRIGGSSRIRDDSRNQTPDHNTSLSRSPLTSLSNNRLQRSKSGGEHRSSVPYSGCEPWVSVNTSGEQMSSTKNGNGQNGRTIVKKGKKPNDMDFKCGALCLFLPGFGKGKPVRARRVEPEGSRQIVSQRISLEKFECGSWRSSAIHCDDEHSTTLYFDLPLELIRTSVSDTSLPMNSAFVFNKGGVKGVLKTKAGSVERKSQEDRHVRFSTSSPTSQPTSPTCITPRLRKAREDFNAFLEAQSA; encoded by the coding sequence ATGAAGATGTCCATCAACGGCAGCTCAGACGCAGAGAAGCAGGTTTCCATAGATCCAAGATCCATGAGAGAAACCACTCAAAAATCAAGGTCAAGTCCCATTAAAGCATTGCCTTCGTTTCCCACCACGTACAAGTTCCTTAACACCTCCGGATCCCTCCCGAATTCACCTCGCATTGGTGGTTCGTCCAGGATCAGAGATGATAGTCGAAATCAAACACCGGATCATAACACTTCCCTATCTCGCTCTCCTCTCACCAGTCTTTCCAACAATCGCCTTCAACGAAGCAAATCTGGTGGCGAACATAGATCATCTGTGCCATATAGTGGTTGCGAGCCTTGGGTATCAGTTAATACGAGTGGAGAACAAATGTCATCGACAAAGAATGGCAATGGCCAGAATGGAAGAACCATCGTGAAAAAGGGTAAAAAGCCTAACGACATGGACTTCAAATGCGGAGCTCTTTGCTTGTTCTTGCCTGGATTTGGTAAGGGTAAGCCAGTGAGAGCCAGAAGAGTGGAGCCCGAAGGATCCAGACAAATAGTCTCACAGAGGATTTCGCTTGAGAAATTTGAGTGTGGATCATGGAGGTCCTCGGCTATCCATTGCGATGATGAGCATTCAACTACTCTCTACTTTGATCTTCCATTGGAGCTGATAAGAACAAGCGTAAGTGATACTTCTTTGCCCATGAATTCAGCTTTTGTGTTCAACAAGGGTGGTGTGAAAGGAGTTCTTAAGACCAAAGCGGGATCAGTGGAAAGAAAATCACAGGAGGATCGCCATGTTCGCTTTTCAACATCTTCTCCCACGTCACAACCAACATCGCCAACGTGCATCACACCTCGCTTGCGAAAGGCTCGTGAGGATTTCAATGCCTTTTTAGAAGCTCAAAGTGCATAA